The Oncorhynchus masou masou isolate Uvic2021 chromosome 8, UVic_Omas_1.1, whole genome shotgun sequence genome has a window encoding:
- the LOC135543965 gene encoding purine-rich element-binding protein gamma-like gives MMSDTTYSRGMERDRGRITSDSMARGAYPQQYVHPGSQQQGIDIQELASKRVDIQKKRFYLDVKQSARGRFLKIAEVWIGRERHDNIRKSKLTLSMSMAPDLRYCLGDFIDYYAHIGLRGGIVPRPEEQSNGQGRPHDSRRRPQDHHATSVSPTGSAVSEEHTHRVLKSEFIERDNRKYYLDLKENQRGRFLRIRQTVSRGHGAIGYYGQGIDQTIVLPAQGLIEFRDALSQLIEDYGDDDATEELGRGNGNHEESTEFPEAASFRVDNKRFYFDVGSNRYGVFLKISEVKQPYRNTITVPMKAWAKFGDNFIRYEEEMQRMFTCHKEKRTETREDIGEQED, from the coding sequence ATGATGTCTGATACAACATATTCAAGAGGGATGGAACGAGACAGAGGAAGGATTACATCAGATTCTATGGCGAGAGGCGCATATCCTCAGCAGTATGTTCACCCTGGCAGTCAGCAGCAGGGCATAGACATTCAGGAGCTTGCCTCTAAACGTGTCGACATCCAGAAGAAACGGTTTTATTTGGATGTAAAACAAAGTGCACGGGGCCGATTCCTAAAAATTGCAGAGGTTTGGATTGGAAGAGAACGTCATGATAACATCAGAAAAAGCAAATTAACGCTGTCCATGTCAATGGCACCCGATCTACGTTATTGCCTGGGGGACTTCATTGATTATTACGCTCATATCGGGTTGAGAGGTGGTATAGTACCACGGCCAGAAGAGCAGAGCAATGGCCAGGGCCGCCCGCACGATTCCCGCAGAAGACCGCAGGATCACCACGCAACATCAGTGTCTCCCACTGGCTCTGCGGTATCAGAGGAACATACTCATCGCGTCCTGAAGAGTGAATTCATTGAGAGAGACAATAGAAAGTACTATCTGGACCTGAAAGAGAACCAGCGAGGCAGGTTCCTCCGCATCAGACAGACTGTCAGCAGAGGGCATGGGGCCATCGGTTACTACGGCCAGGGCATCGATCAAACCATAGTGTTGCCGGCTCAAGGGCTAATCGAATTCAGAGATGCACTGTCGCAGCTGATTGAAGACTACGGCGATGATGATGCTACGGAAGAGCTTGGAAGAGGCAATGGGAACCATGAAGAATCCACCGAGTTTCCCGAGGCAGCATCATTCCGAGTGGACAATAAGAGGTTTTATTTCGACGTTGGTTCTAATCGGTATGGTGTCTTTTTAAAGATTAGCGAGGTAAAGCAGCCATACAGGAACACCATAACGGTTCCCATGAAAGCCTGGGCCAAATTTGGAGATAATTTCATTAGGTATGAGGAAGAAATGCAGCGAATGTTCACCTGTCAcaaggagaagaggacagagactcGTGAAGACATTGGAGAACAAGAGGATTGA